The Coffea arabica cultivar ET-39 chromosome 9e, Coffea Arabica ET-39 HiFi, whole genome shotgun sequence genome has a window encoding:
- the LOC113710544 gene encoding uncharacterized protein, which produces MDVHLKNLFTRYQEQFGCGPGLGPGSGTCLLKVDGITPPFIKSLYRTAAALYRTDPWKWLRPEHLFGIKVGKDSDWSSRKQPFPCVQFIGGNGGDIGIYMFRAHDDAKKMTASRETIRVPNTELLRVTYELESIMFPSNKRMIKSLALEVSGTDRFPVIDVVRCTSSVELQFRNPTLEELKFAYAVLRAIPLVHPLLRQDYDAAPKWSRMMYFESFIETVDVQWPLEMARGNDLVAVTVSHPPGHRYEEQNSSTASSTPTKLSEPSKEETLVDMDSVGSFRLCMMCEKEISGEQSICCGRCGAIVYCSSLCQHQDWNVAHKDTCALCKAMMEREEELAMTIFMFNCSAEQPCKWLESLGVHQKGMWKRKCNCFSRWFYGLLPIEGDLRDSWGDLDDDQYPHDSPIDDYTRDGLSSVILLSGWSEYYNLRSLPLSSPVADILSHPLTVYYALTALSVSSKNLLLKGKEVIVHYLGPKGELDWMPAFAEIGHLLNGLGSIQMFMIGPEVPTNLSGTTSGVSSRVRINFVRGIYQEEVAYLPSPQVILALNCELETNASWVGALDLINLREHPAFFSCQSEISSSSAKQVLRSAGLHISYPMTPNPFRSPVRNYGPSSNFPSYSNGFLLGVNT; this is translated from the coding sequence ATGGATGTGCATTTGAAGAATTTGTTTACTAGATATCAAGAACAATTTGGGTGTGGCCCAGGACTTGGTCCTGGATCAGGAACATGTTTGTTGAAGGTGGATGGCATTACTCCACCTTTTATTAAGTCTCTGTACAGAACCGCCGCTGCTTTGTACAGGACTGATCCATGGAAGTGGTTGCGCCCAGAGCATTTGTTTGGTATAAAGGTGGGGAAGGATTCAGACTGGTCTAGCAGAAAACAGCCATTTCCTTGTGTTCAGTTTATTGGTGGGAATGGTGGGGATATAGGGATTTACATGTTCAGGGCTCATGATGATGCAAAAAAAATGACTGCTTCTAGGGAGACTATTCGAGTTCCAAACACTGAGCTTTTGAGGGTGACTTATGAGCTGGAGTCAATCATGTTCCCTTCAAATAAGAGAATGATAAAGTCATTAGCTTTGGAGGTCTCGGGGACTGATCGATTTCCGGTTATTGACGTTGTTCGCTGCACGTCATCTGTTGAACTTCAGTTCAGAAATCCTACTCTTGAAGAGCTTAAGTTTGCGTATGCTGTTTTAAGAGCCATTCCTTTAGTGCATCCTCTCCTTAGGCAAGATTATGATGCAGCACCAAAGTGGTCTCGAATGATGTACTTTGAATCATTTATTGAAACAGTTGATGTCCAATGGCCCCTGGAAATGGCAAGAGGGAATGATCTTGTTGCTGTTACAGTTTCACACCCTCCTGGCCACAGGTATGAGGAACAGAATAGCTCAACGGCCAGCTCAACTCCTACCAAGCTCTCAGAACCATCTAAGGAGGAGACTTTAGTTGATATGGACTCAGTGGGCAGCTTCAGACTGTGCATGATGTGTGAGAAAGAGATTAGTGGTGAGCAATCAATTTGTTGTGGCCGCTGTGGTGCAATAGTGTATTGTAGTTCTCTCTGCCAGCATCAAGACTGGAATGTTGCACATAAGGATACATGCGCTCTGTGCAAGGCCATGATGGAAAGAGAAGAAGAGCTGGCCATGACAATTTTTATGTTCAATTGTTCAGCGGAACAACCATGTAAATGGCTTGAATCGTTGGGTGTACACCAGAAAGGCATGTGGAAAAGAAAGTGTAATTGCTTTTCCCGCTGGTTCTATGGCTTACTTCCTATTGAAGGTGACCTTCGTGATTCATGGGGTGACCTGGACGACGATCAATATCCTCATGATTCACCCATTGATGATTATACAAGGGACGGTTTGTCAAGCGTAATCCTCCTTTCTGGTTGGTCTGAGTATTACAACCTTCGGTCTTTGCCCTTGTCAAGCCCTGTTGCTGACATTCTCTCTCATCCATTGACAGTATACTACGCATTAACTGCTCTTAGTGTCAGTTCCAAAAACCTTTTACTGAAAGGCAAAGAGGTGATTGTTCACTACCTTGGACCTAAAGGGGAGTTGGATTGGATGCCAGCGTTTGCGGAGATCGGTCATCTGCTCAATGGTCTGGGCAGTATACAGATGTTTATGATTGGCCCTGAAGTACCAACAAATTTATCTGGGACAACATCTGGAGTAAGCAGCAGAGTCAGGATCAATTTTGTAAGAGGTATTTATCAAGAGGAAGTTGCTTACCTTCCTAGTCCGCAAGTTATCTTGGCTTTAAATTGTGAGTTGGAGACCAATGCAAGTTGGGTTGGAGCACTTGACTTGATAAATTTGAGGGAACATCCAGCCTTCTTCTCTTGTCAGTCTGAGATTTCAAGCTCAAGTGCCAAACAAGTTCTTCGTAGTGCAGGCTTGCATATTAGCTATCCTATGACACCAAATCCTTTCAGGTCTCCAGTTAGGAATTATGGGCCTTCTAGCAATTTTCCATCCTATAGCAATGGTTTTCTGCTAGGAGTAAATACCTGA
- the LOC113709481 gene encoding polyadenylate-binding protein RBP45 → MMQPAATMVPPPQQQQQYQQQPPPPQQWMAPQQQPPQPQYQVPPPQQQQLPAYYYQQPPPQQQQPPQQYAASAAAVGADPNASDGIRSLWIGDLQYWMDEQYLLTCFSQTGEVLSAKVIRNKQTGQSEGYGFIEFVSHAGAERNLQAYNGTLMPNVEQHFRLNWASMGAGEKRSDDSPDYTIFVGDLAADVTDYMLQETFRAHYNSIKGAKVVTDRITGRTKGYGFVRFGDESEQLHAMTEMNGKFCSTRPMRIGPAANKKTMGGQTKASYQGTQGTPNEDDPSNTTLFVGNLDSNVTDEHLRQVFGNYGQLLHVKIPVGKRCGFVQFADRSCAEEALRLLNGTQLGGQNIRLSWGRSPSNKQPQVDASQWNSGYYGYASGYETYGYAPAAQDPNMYYGGYPGYGNYPPQTQQQPQMMQQPQ, encoded by the exons ATGATGCAACCGGCCGCCACTATGGTTCCGCCACCACAGCAGCAGCAACAATACCAACAACAACCACCACCTCCGCAGCAGTGGATGGCCCCGCAGCAGCAACCTCCGCAGCCGCAGTATCAGGTCCCGCCGCCACAGCAGCAGCAGCTGCCTGCTTATTATTATCAGCAGCCTCCGCCTCAGCAGCAGCAGCCACCGCAGCAGTACGCCGCCTCTGCTGCCGCGGTTGGTGCCGATCCCAATGCTTCCGACGGGATCCGCAGCCTCTGGATCGGAGATCTGCAGTACTGGATGGACGAGCAGTACCTTCTCACTTGCTTCTCCCAGACCGGCGAG GTTTTGTCAGCTAAAGTTATTCGCAACAAGCAAACGGGTCAGTCAGAGGGTTACGGATTCATTGAGTTTGTGAGTCATGCTGGTGCGGAGCGGAACCTACAGGCATATAATGGAACCTTGATGCCAAATGTCGAGCAACACTTTAGATTGAACTGGGCATCTATGGGTGCAGGTGAAAAGCGTTCAGATGATTCTCCTGATTACACAATTTTCGTTGGGGACTTGGCAGCTGACGTTACTGATTATATGCTTCAAGAGACATTCAGGGCCCACTATAATTCAATCAAGGGTGCAAAAGTTGTAACTGATAGGATTACAGGGCGTACAAAGGGTTATGGATTTGTAAGGTTTGGAGATGAAAGTGAACAATTGCATGCTATGACTGAGATGAATGGAAAGTTTTGTTCAACAAGGCCCATGAGAATTGGTCCAGCTGCTAACAAGAAAACTATGGGTGGCCAGACAAAAG CTTCATATCAGGGTACTCAAGGAACTCCGAATGAGGATGATCCATCTAATACAACA TTGTTTGTTGGGAACTTGGACTCCAACGTCACAGACGAACATCTGAGGCAGGTTTTTGGGAACTATGGGCAGTTACTTCATGTGAAGATACCAGTAGGAAAGAGATGTGGTTTTGTTCAATTCGCTGATAG AAGCTGTGCTGAGGAAGCTCTGCGTTTGTTGAATGGAACCCAACTGGGTGGCCAAAACATTCGACTTTCATGGGGCCgtagtccttcaaacaaacaG CCTCAAGTGGATGCAAGCCAATGGAATAGTGGCTACTATGGCTATGCTTCTGGATATGAAACCTATGGGTATGCTCCAGCAGCCCAGGACCCAAACATGTACTACGGAGGGTACCCTGGGTATGGGAATTACCCGCCACAGACACAACAGCAGCCGCAGATGATGCAGCAACCTCAG TGA
- the LOC113709312 gene encoding uncharacterized protein — MSLLSRRFSYSKLEMEDPEEVRRRRAQFLIYKTLQRADSPRRRPSWLKVKTSKLKIRIGKRLKRLRKSILSTISNAEAGLHKQLISHLKAFKCLLRSEEASILPCN, encoded by the coding sequence ATGAGTCTTCTGAGCAGAAGGTTTTCTTACTCTAAGTTGGAGATGGAAGATCCTGAAGAAGTAAGGCGTAGAAGAGCTCAATTCTTGATTTACAAGACTCTTCAACGAGCAGATTCGCCAAGAAGAAGGCCATCATGGTTGAAGGTTAAAACCAGCAAGTTGAAGATTAGAATTGGGAAGAGATTAAAGCGACTGAGAAAGAGCATTTTGTCCACCATATCTAATGCTGAAGCTGGTTTGCATAAGCAACTTATCTCTCATTTAAAAGCTTTCAAGTGTTTGCTTCGTAGTGAAGAGGCTTCCATCCTTCCCTGTAATTGA